In one window of Paraflavitalea soli DNA:
- a CDS encoding outer membrane beta-barrel protein, which yields MKKCYGLLLVFSMAIVPFCLLAQSKTSINGVVQDKNKKPVVAATINLVKATDSVLVKVAVTTDNGSFVFDNLKPGSYRITITAVGFAPYSGEAINVAAEGEVRNLPLIELSVADAGQLNAVTVTARKPFVERKIDRTVVNVDALISNAGTNALEVLDKSPGILVDQDGNVSMNGKSGVVIFIDDKPTYLSGADLASYLRSLPSGTLESIEIMTNPPAKYDAAGNAGVINIKTKKLKQKGFNGNIAPGYMQGAYPKSNNSLNLNFRNNAFNYFANVGYNYSENFSDLLIQRRYVNDDGSPHSLFSQNTWIKRQDRSGSLRLGVDYSMDKANSIGLMVNGTTRKGESAIDNNSYLYDGRNELDSLITADNMDKRTFGRGSAGLNFRHKYKQTGRELGVDLDYIYNESNADQFYRNASYRADNTVKGKDDLTGKLPSYINIYSFKADYSHPLSNGIKAEAGVKGSLIETNNIAVYDVTVGGTTRPDYDKTNHFTYRENINAAYLNFSKEWGRISVQAGLRGENTIMRGHQLGNVMKPDSAFKRDYVNLFPTFYLSYKLDSAAKHQLVFSYGKRIQRPNFGNLNPFISPLDKFTFYVGNPFLQPTIAHEIEVSHIYDNKITTKLGYEYYDGDINETIELQGHQYYSRPANVGKSQYLSLSVNASIEPAPWVTINWFGLAQHVSFKADLYNNKLDTSGINFITNFNSQFRLGKGWTAELLGLFRSDFITTQFVLGDFWTLSGAIQKKVLKGKGSVKLSIQDIFFTRLNYGKINNLHNAKGNYRNQGDTRVVGINFTWNFGKTFETRKRSNGSAESETQRI from the coding sequence ATGAAAAAATGTTATGGCCTCCTGCTGGTTTTCAGCATGGCAATTGTACCTTTTTGTTTACTGGCACAAAGCAAGACCTCCATTAACGGCGTAGTACAGGATAAAAATAAAAAGCCCGTGGTGGCTGCGACCATCAACCTCGTGAAAGCCACAGATTCAGTCCTCGTTAAAGTAGCGGTCACCACAGACAATGGCTCTTTTGTATTTGACAACCTGAAGCCCGGCTCCTACCGTATTACCATCACGGCCGTTGGCTTTGCGCCTTATTCCGGCGAAGCGATCAATGTTGCAGCGGAAGGTGAGGTCAGGAACCTGCCGCTCATTGAATTGTCTGTGGCCGATGCAGGCCAGCTCAATGCTGTTACCGTTACAGCCCGTAAACCATTTGTAGAACGAAAAATAGATCGGACGGTTGTTAATGTGGATGCGCTCATCTCCAATGCAGGCACCAACGCCCTGGAAGTGTTGGACAAATCACCGGGTATATTGGTTGACCAGGATGGTAATGTAAGTATGAATGGTAAATCGGGTGTAGTGATCTTTATCGATGACAAGCCTACCTACTTATCCGGGGCAGACCTGGCTTCCTACCTGCGCTCATTGCCTTCCGGTACGCTGGAATCCATTGAGATCATGACGAATCCTCCTGCTAAATACGATGCTGCCGGAAATGCGGGGGTTATTAACATTAAGACGAAAAAGCTGAAGCAGAAAGGGTTCAATGGCAATATTGCGCCGGGATATATGCAAGGTGCTTATCCGAAAAGCAATAATAGCCTCAATCTCAACTTCCGCAACAACGCTTTTAATTACTTTGCCAATGTTGGCTACAATTACAGTGAGAATTTCAGTGATCTGCTGATCCAGCGCCGGTATGTAAACGATGACGGCAGTCCGCATTCTTTGTTCTCACAAAACACCTGGATAAAAAGGCAGGACCGCTCAGGGTCACTAAGGCTGGGGGTTGATTATTCGATGGATAAGGCCAATTCGATCGGATTGATGGTGAATGGTACTACCCGGAAAGGGGAGAGCGCGATAGATAATAACAGTTACCTGTACGATGGCAGGAATGAACTTGACTCCCTCATTACAGCCGATAATATGGACAAACGCACTTTCGGCCGGGGAAGTGCGGGGCTCAACTTTCGGCATAAATACAAGCAAACGGGCCGGGAGCTGGGTGTTGACCTGGATTATATTTACAATGAATCGAATGCAGACCAATTTTATAGAAATGCCAGTTACCGGGCAGATAATACCGTAAAAGGAAAAGATGATCTGACAGGCAAGCTCCCTTCTTATATCAATATCTACTCTTTTAAGGCCGATTATTCCCATCCTTTATCCAACGGTATCAAAGCAGAAGCTGGTGTAAAAGGAAGTCTGATTGAAACCAATAATATTGCTGTCTATGATGTTACAGTGGGAGGTACTACCAGGCCGGATTATGATAAAACGAATCATTTTACTTACCGCGAAAACATTAATGCTGCCTATTTAAATTTTAGTAAGGAATGGGGCCGTATTTCTGTGCAGGCAGGCCTGCGTGGAGAGAATACGATTATGCGTGGGCATCAATTGGGTAATGTGATGAAGCCGGACTCGGCTTTCAAAAGGGACTATGTGAACCTGTTCCCTACTTTTTATCTTTCCTATAAACTGGATTCTGCAGCTAAACATCAGTTGGTATTTTCCTATGGCAAACGTATCCAGCGGCCTAATTTCGGCAACCTCAATCCCTTTATATCACCGCTTGATAAATTCACTTTCTATGTAGGCAATCCTTTCCTGCAACCCACCATTGCCCATGAAATAGAGGTTTCGCATATTTACGATAACAAGATCACTACCAAACTGGGTTATGAGTATTATGATGGCGACATTAATGAGACGATTGAATTGCAGGGGCATCAGTATTACAGCCGCCCGGCCAATGTGGGCAAAAGCCAGTACCTGTCTCTTTCTGTAAATGCTTCAATTGAACCGGCACCCTGGGTTACGATCAATTGGTTTGGCCTGGCCCAGCATGTCAGTTTCAAGGCCGATCTGTACAATAATAAACTCGATACGAGCGGCATTAATTTCATTACCAATTTCAACAGCCAGTTTCGTCTGGGCAAGGGATGGACTGCGGAACTGCTGGGGCTGTTCCGGAGCGATTTCATCACTACCCAATTTGTATTGGGCGATTTCTGGACGCTGAGCGGAGCGATACAGAAGAAGGTCCTCAAAGGTAAAGGGTCGGTGAAACTGAGCATACAGGATATTTTCTTTACCCGCCTCAATTATGGTAAGATCAATAACCTGCATAATGCCAAGGGCAATTACCGCAACCAGGGTGATACACGCGTGGTAGGTATTAACTTTACCTGGAACTTCGGCAAAACCTTTGAGACGCGCAAACGGAGCAATGGCAGTGCAGAATCAGAAACGCAAAGGATATAA
- a CDS encoding small multi-drug export protein yields MVYKILTVAGLATFEIYAAIPAGFAFSLHPLVIFLASLIGGLTGVYVAAFLGDKIRAFFTRNKPVKEEKPKTGIIYRIWDKYGVVGLGFLGTMTVGAPVSIAVGVGFKVPLKRLLTWCCIGVLTRCAIFTTIGHFGMKLL; encoded by the coding sequence ATGGTATACAAGATACTCACCGTTGCCGGCCTTGCTACATTTGAAATATATGCAGCCATACCAGCCGGATTTGCCTTCAGTCTTCATCCCTTGGTGATCTTCCTGGCCAGCTTAATTGGTGGTTTAACAGGTGTATACGTAGCTGCTTTCCTGGGGGATAAGATCCGTGCCTTCTTTACCCGCAACAAGCCCGTAAAGGAAGAAAAACCAAAGACGGGGATCATTTACCGCATTTGGGATAAATATGGTGTGGTCGGACTGGGTTTTTTGGGTACCATGACGGTAGGCGCTCCTGTAAGTATAGCAGTAGGAGTGGGTTTTAAAGTGCCCCTGAAAAGATTACTCACCTGGTGCTGTATAGGTGTTCTTACACGGTGCGCTATATTCACCACCATTGGCCACTTTGGAATGAAATTATTATAA
- a CDS encoding IPT/TIG domain-containing protein, whose amino-acid sequence MKNHLLPAFILGILFLGLQPDLSANELFPVPLTQRVNNSILIAEGKVIAQTSYQEPGNAKGNIYTSNLIQVYRTFKGQLQGEQIEIITEGGTVGRLKQVHSSTLTLSIGETGVFFCMTPRTGISGRRALNGNTYMVYSSLQGFIAYDDKTNSAADPFTRYNRITEAGQTIRQLTGYEKQISTLPAATTHKEVETMGTLATPVITSCSPLSIPAGTDAVLTITGSNFGIAQGTGFVEFRSANSSNPAVLVQPLPTDYVSWTDTEIKVKVPSTTITGPSAGTGTIKVTNSDPASATSTDVVTIPYAYSNIPDGTLPATTSEIPTHVDLEGTGGYTFQMETSFAANIPAKNAFLRAMKTWTCNTRMNWTLGANTTVNTVASEGVNVVRFDIGSELPAGVLGRCTSWYGGCGAASPFVWIVAEIDMVFDDARPWQYGPAAAAPGEIDFESVAVHELGHGQQLNHIISPGAVMHFAIAAGVTSRVLGAGDITGGNVVTARGFLNFGCAPAMTPGDPSVLSTPAGTAGGAQVCLNSAVSGGGTTYSDANCNIIARIVPSGALPVSGIINVCTKYESGVPAFNSQAYCERHYDIIPASGAATATATITLYYTQAEFTAYNAANGVFPDLPTGPADAAGKANLRITQYHGTSGTGLPDTYSGAKELIDPADANIVWNATVSRWEVTFNVTGFSGFFVHTGSFALPLRLLEFSGTISGNSNVLRWATTAEQQSAYFDIQRSSDGVNFSTVGQVTAAGSHAGTNNYQYIDNVSNHAQPTYYYRLKMVDNNAQFTYSSMVKLKRSNQELFVKVLQNPFRQQLLIDVTSPKLQECVLTLTDMNGRNILQRTVVLQNGNTIIDVPGVQKAGTGAHVLTVVTTTDKRVFKVMKQP is encoded by the coding sequence ATGAAGAACCATTTACTCCCTGCTTTTATATTGGGCATACTTTTTTTAGGCCTCCAGCCTGATCTATCCGCTAATGAATTGTTTCCTGTACCGCTTACACAAAGGGTGAACAATTCCATCCTGATCGCCGAAGGAAAGGTGATCGCTCAAACCAGTTACCAGGAGCCTGGCAATGCCAAAGGCAATATTTACACTTCCAACCTCATACAGGTATACCGGACATTCAAAGGCCAATTACAAGGTGAGCAAATAGAGATCATTACTGAAGGAGGAACTGTGGGCAGGTTGAAACAGGTCCATTCTTCCACCTTGACCTTGTCCATTGGAGAAACGGGCGTTTTCTTTTGTATGACGCCCCGGACAGGGATATCCGGTCGAAGGGCCCTGAATGGTAATACTTATATGGTATATAGCAGCCTGCAAGGATTTATTGCCTATGATGACAAAACCAATTCGGCAGCAGATCCTTTTACCAGGTATAACAGGATCACCGAGGCCGGCCAGACCATCAGGCAGCTGACTGGTTATGAAAAACAGATCAGCACACTTCCTGCTGCCACCACCCATAAGGAAGTGGAGACCATGGGCACCCTGGCCACTCCGGTCATTACCAGCTGCTCGCCGCTCTCCATACCAGCGGGCACCGATGCTGTACTGACCATTACGGGCAGCAATTTTGGTATTGCACAGGGCACGGGATTTGTGGAGTTCAGAAGTGCCAATAGCTCCAATCCTGCAGTACTTGTACAACCCTTACCTACCGACTATGTTTCCTGGACAGATACTGAAATAAAAGTGAAGGTTCCATCAACAACCATTACTGGCCCCTCTGCCGGCACCGGAACAATAAAAGTTACCAATAGCGACCCGGCTTCAGCTACAAGCACTGATGTTGTAACCATTCCCTATGCCTATTCGAATATTCCCGACGGAACTTTGCCGGCAACAACCTCTGAGATCCCTACGCACGTTGACCTTGAAGGCACAGGCGGTTATACCTTTCAAATGGAAACCAGTTTTGCGGCGAATATACCCGCTAAAAATGCTTTTCTACGTGCCATGAAAACCTGGACCTGCAATACACGCATGAACTGGACTTTGGGGGCTAATACCACCGTTAATACGGTGGCTTCGGAAGGAGTAAACGTAGTAAGGTTTGATATAGGCAGTGAATTACCTGCCGGTGTGTTGGGCAGGTGTACCAGCTGGTACGGCGGTTGTGGTGCAGCGAGCCCCTTTGTATGGATAGTGGCAGAAATAGATATGGTATTTGATGATGCAAGACCCTGGCAGTATGGCCCCGCCGCTGCCGCTCCCGGAGAGATAGACTTTGAATCCGTAGCCGTACATGAATTGGGGCATGGCCAGCAACTCAATCATATTATCAGCCCTGGTGCAGTGATGCATTTTGCTATAGCTGCTGGTGTAACATCGCGCGTATTGGGCGCAGGAGATATCACCGGCGGTAATGTGGTAACTGCCCGTGGATTTCTGAACTTTGGTTGTGCACCAGCTATGACACCGGGCGATCCTTCTGTACTAAGTACACCGGCAGGAACAGCAGGCGGCGCACAGGTTTGCTTAAATAGTGCAGTGTCAGGAGGAGGTACTACCTACTCAGACGCCAATTGTAATATTATTGCGCGTATCGTTCCTTCGGGCGCCTTGCCAGTGTCGGGCATTATCAATGTTTGTACCAAATATGAATCAGGAGTGCCTGCTTTTAATAGTCAGGCCTATTGCGAAAGGCATTATGATATAATACCAGCTTCGGGCGCAGCCACCGCTACCGCCACCATTACTTTATATTATACACAAGCTGAGTTTACGGCATATAATGCTGCTAATGGTGTATTCCCCGATCTGCCAACAGGCCCTGCTGATGCGGCGGGAAAAGCCAACCTGCGGATCACGCAATACCATGGCACCAGTGGTACGGGACTGCCCGACACCTATTCCGGCGCCAAAGAACTAATCGATCCAGCAGATGCCAATATCGTATGGAATGCAACAGTTTCACGGTGGGAAGTAACCTTTAACGTAACTGGCTTCAGTGGCTTTTTTGTGCATACCGGGTCTTTTGCCCTGCCGTTACGGCTATTAGAATTCAGCGGCACCATTTCGGGCAACAGCAATGTGTTGCGTTGGGCCACCACCGCTGAGCAACAATCGGCTTATTTCGATATCCAACGAAGCAGTGATGGTGTTAACTTTAGTACAGTTGGACAGGTAACAGCAGCTGGCTCCCATGCTGGTACTAATAACTACCAATATATTGATAACGTAAGCAACCATGCCCAGCCCACCTATTATTACCGCCTGAAAATGGTTGATAACAATGCACAATTTACCTATAGCAGCATGGTGAAGCTTAAACGAAGCAACCAGGAGTTATTCGTGAAAGTACTGCAAAACCCTTTCCGTCAACAATTGCTGATAGATGTTACTTCTCCGAAATTGCAGGAATGCGTATTGACCTTAACAGACATGAACGGGAGGAACATTTTGCAACGCACAGTAGTACTGCAAAATGGGAATACGATCATTGATGTACCTGGTGTACAAAAAGCCGGAACTGGCGCGCATGTGTTAACAGTAGTAACAACGACTGACAAACGGGTCTTCAAAGTAATGAAACAGCCATAA
- a CDS encoding DinB family protein, with protein MSLIQSLLKELNQEAETTRKMLARVPDNKYDWQPHEKSMTIRRLATHIAELPGWVSMTLNTSELDFSNNPYSVPTINNTKDLMAYYEERLQDGRGTLEKATDKDLEGDWTLRNGDQVYSVRSKTDVLRMSYNQTVHHRAQLGVYLRLLDVPIPGSYGPSADEMNF; from the coding sequence ATGTCACTCATTCAATCATTACTGAAGGAACTGAACCAGGAAGCTGAAACAACCCGTAAAATGCTGGCCCGTGTACCGGACAACAAATACGACTGGCAGCCCCATGAAAAAAGCATGACGATACGCCGGCTGGCTACCCATATCGCTGAATTGCCTGGCTGGGTGAGCATGACGCTGAACACCAGCGAGCTGGATTTTTCGAACAACCCTTATTCAGTACCCACTATTAATAATACAAAGGACCTTATGGCCTATTATGAAGAACGCCTGCAGGATGGCCGCGGCACGCTGGAAAAAGCCACGGATAAGGACCTGGAAGGAGACTGGACTTTGCGCAATGGCGATCAGGTGTATAGTGTAAGAAGCAAAACAGATGTACTACGCATGTCCTACAACCAAACGGTTCATCACCGTGCACAACTGGGTGTGTACCTCCGCCTGCTTGATGTTCCGATCCCCGGTAGTTATGGACCCAGTGCAGACGAAATGAATTTTTGA
- a CDS encoding M56 family metallopeptidase: protein MQLLFMNQWLSDSTIRAICWTLIHSLWQGLILAALAGILVLFTRKHTAAFRYNMLAGLFFVFMGVVAFTFVREFNLPASGHTMANLVAVQAKQEGSNQLSLPQNPTVEIYQEEGYIARFTGYFNQHASLLVAVWFLIFMAKAVKLMSGLVYIQRIKQHKVQSPGEYWTNRMSELAAMLGVKVPVRLLESGLVKVPLVAGLLKPFILVPVGLIANLPAEQVEAILLHELAHIRRRDFVVNLVQSFAEILFFFNPAVLWLSSLLREEREHCCDDMAIAVTQSKTGYIHALVSFQEYQLENTTSYAMAFPGKKNQLLNRVKRIIDNSNKTLNTAERSFLVLCFSLIGILTMVFAQPAPKKEPVKQELATQKQEGTNPANTKAKGRVKHQPSDKVPAMDQSKDQSGNKSYDQTYRANPVAYKPYTATYQPYDTPSSAVAASDTMPALRKGNSVMTGTITHDLGGKQYKITINKNLATGLMIDGVQVPDEKLPEYKDLIQDIFRGMQGQAEEAYGARVQENAASTRRLSAQNKLLADNQVELQKGLFKLDKEKSLLNREPIRLDTTGKLNGRLELKKKDRTVVDDIVDDIVSAGIVTQTNPLSFRINQHEFVVNNQAQPESLRRQFLEKYVVHPSDTYQYTKQGGTTSSTVVIDR from the coding sequence ATGCAACTACTATTCATGAACCAATGGCTGTCCGACAGCACCATCCGGGCTATCTGCTGGACTTTGATCCATTCTCTTTGGCAGGGGCTGATCCTGGCCGCCCTGGCTGGTATCCTGGTATTATTTACCCGAAAGCATACGGCCGCATTCCGGTACAATATGCTGGCAGGACTTTTCTTTGTATTCATGGGAGTAGTGGCATTTACCTTTGTGCGGGAGTTCAACCTCCCTGCTTCCGGCCATACCATGGCCAACCTGGTTGCGGTACAGGCAAAACAGGAGGGGAGCAACCAGCTTTCTTTGCCGCAAAATCCGACCGTAGAAATTTACCAGGAAGAAGGGTACATCGCCCGGTTTACCGGGTATTTCAATCAGCATGCTTCTTTATTGGTGGCCGTTTGGTTCTTGATATTCATGGCCAAAGCGGTTAAACTTATGAGCGGCCTCGTATATATACAGCGCATCAAACAGCACAAGGTTCAGTCTCCCGGTGAATACTGGACCAATAGAATGAGCGAACTGGCTGCTATGTTGGGGGTAAAAGTGCCTGTGCGTCTCCTGGAGTCAGGACTGGTAAAAGTGCCACTGGTAGCCGGGTTGCTGAAGCCCTTCATATTGGTGCCCGTGGGGCTCATTGCCAATCTGCCAGCTGAACAGGTAGAAGCCATCCTGCTGCATGAACTGGCTCATATCCGCCGGCGTGATTTTGTGGTGAACCTCGTGCAGAGCTTTGCAGAAATACTCTTTTTCTTCAACCCTGCTGTATTGTGGTTATCATCCTTGTTGCGGGAAGAACGGGAACATTGTTGTGATGACATGGCCATAGCAGTTACCCAAAGTAAAACAGGCTACATCCACGCACTGGTATCCTTTCAGGAATACCAGCTGGAAAATACTACATCCTATGCCATGGCTTTCCCAGGCAAAAAAAATCAACTCCTCAACCGGGTTAAGCGCATTATTGACAACAGCAATAAGACATTGAATACTGCAGAGCGCTCTTTCCTGGTACTCTGCTTCAGCCTTATAGGTATATTGACCATGGTATTTGCGCAGCCCGCTCCTAAAAAGGAACCTGTAAAGCAAGAACTGGCTACACAAAAGCAGGAAGGGACCAATCCTGCAAATACGAAGGCGAAAGGTAGGGTTAAACATCAGCCTTCGGACAAAGTGCCTGCCATGGATCAAAGTAAAGACCAAAGCGGCAACAAGAGCTATGATCAAACCTACCGGGCCAATCCTGTAGCTTACAAACCTTATACAGCAACTTATCAACCTTATGATACCCCTTCCTCAGCAGTTGCTGCCAGTGATACCATGCCGGCATTACGCAAGGGCAACTCCGTGATGACAGGGACGATTACGCATGATCTGGGTGGTAAGCAATATAAGATCACCATCAACAAAAACCTGGCTACAGGTCTTATGATCGATGGTGTGCAAGTGCCGGATGAAAAATTGCCGGAATACAAGGATCTTATCCAGGATATTTTCCGGGGAATGCAGGGACAGGCCGAGGAAGCTTACGGTGCGCGTGTGCAGGAAAATGCAGCATCAACCAGGCGGTTGTCAGCTCAAAACAAGCTGCTGGCGGATAACCAGGTTGAACTGCAAAAAGGGCTTTTCAAACTGGATAAGGAAAAAAGCTTGTTGAACAGGGAGCCCATCAGATTGGATACAACAGGAAAGTTGAATGGGCGCCTGGAGCTGAAGAAAAAAGATAGAACGGTGGTAGACGATATTGTTGATGATATCGTGAGCGCTGGTATCGTTACCCAGACAAACCCTCTGTCGTTCAGGATCAACCAACATGAGTTTGTGGTGAATAACCAGGCACAACCTGAATCCCTGCGGCGCCAGTTCCTTGAAAAGTATGTAGTACATCCTTCAGATACTTATCAATATACGAAGCAGGGAGGTACTACCAGCAGCACAGTCGTAATTGACAGGTAG
- a CDS encoding BlaI/MecI/CopY family transcriptional regulator, producing MKAENHSHKQAEPTKSELEILQVLWQHGPSTVRFVNDQLNEQKRVVQYTSTLKLMQIMVEKEMLNRDESSMKHVYSPALEEQKTKGFLLDRFVESMYNGSASSLLMQLLGNKKTSAKELQAIKDLLSKMENDKK from the coding sequence ATGAAAGCAGAGAACCATTCCCATAAGCAGGCCGAACCTACCAAATCAGAGTTGGAGATACTCCAGGTGCTGTGGCAGCATGGCCCTTCTACGGTGCGTTTTGTAAATGACCAGCTCAATGAACAAAAAAGAGTTGTACAATATACTTCTACCCTCAAGCTCATGCAGATCATGGTAGAAAAAGAAATGCTCAACCGCGATGAAAGCAGCATGAAGCACGTGTACAGCCCTGCACTGGAAGAACAAAAGACCAAAGGATTCCTGCTCGACCGCTTTGTGGAGTCCATGTACAATGGCTCCGCTTCCAGCCTCCTGATGCAATTGCTGGGTAATAAAAAAACTTCCGCAAAAGAACTCCAGGCCATCAAGGACCTGCTCAGCAAAATGGAGAACGATAAGAAATAA